Proteins from one Falco naumanni isolate bFalNau1 chromosome 2, bFalNau1.pat, whole genome shotgun sequence genomic window:
- the ART1 gene encoding GPI-linked NAD(P)(+)--arginine ADP-ribosyltransferase 1, protein MEHLVLGLVLLAGKLAAGSPLHQQDLNPVKEVALDMAPTSFDDRYQGCSHMMEEELQELNRTEFANNSIYAKAWTVATAEWRSRRGRAPQTRALTPAQAIALLAYTEQGPLHQAFNTAVRKAGHSRREYLGAFQFKVLHFLLSEALCTLRDAQPHHCHHVYRGIHGIRFTAQRHQSIRFGHFTSTSLQNESTLPFGRDTFFSVETCYGVPIRDFSFFPEEEEVLIPPFETFQVIDITHDGDRALIQLRSQGALSTYNCELVKGDVPV, encoded by the coding sequence ATGGAGCATCTGGTGCTGGgcttggtgctgctggctgggaaactggctgctggcagccccttGCACCAGCAAGACCTCAACCCTGTCAAGGAGGTGGCGCTGGACATGGCCCCCACCTCCTTTGATGACCGGtaccagggctgcagccacatgatggaggaggagctgcaggagctcaaCCGCACTGAGTTTGCCAACAACAGCATCTACGCCAAGGCCTGGACCGTTGCCACTGCTGAATGGCGGAGCCGGCGGGGACGTGCTCCTCAGACACGAGCACTGACACCAGCGCAGGCGATTGCCCTACTGGCATATACGGAACAGGGTCCCCTGCACCAGGCGTTCAACACAGCTGTTCGCAAGGCTGGGCACTCCCGCAGGGAATACCTGGGTGCCTTCCAGTTCAAGGTGCTGCACTTCCTCCTGAGCGAGGCCCTGTGCACTCTGCGGGATGCCCAGCCCCATCACTGCCACCACGTTTACCGGGGCATCCATGGCATACGCTTCACTGCCCAGCGCCACCAATCCATCCGCTTCGGCCACTTCACCTCCACCTCCCTCCAGAATGAGAGCACCCTGCCCTTTGGCCGGGACACCTTCTTTTCAGTGGAGACCTGCTACGGTGTCCCCATCAGGGACTTCTCCTTCTtccctgaggaggaagaggtcCTCATCCCACCCTTCGAGACCTTCCAGGTCATCGACATCACCCATGATGGGGACAGAGCCCTCATCCAGCTCCGCTCCCAGGGTGCACTGAGCACCTACAACTGCGAGTTGGTGAAAGGTGATGTCCCTGTGTGA
- the LOC121083682 gene encoding uncharacterized protein LOC121083682, giving the protein MARERGQEWEPPASLRWQDGMGHQEGPGAWRWSHCRVLQGHLCPARPCHGVTSIGMCWQPRDTSQALMRPFAELQLGLLDAAECGVCKGLPQGWGPALMGTGGMQQSCFWRCLCLAGCLAACHSLTPRGIKTCCGTMVSLGVSWGQLMGAADGVFSSSSTFPALPHPEHPYREMHTPQVLLDASSRGCLLPGSVPLTCPTAACSSGWSLPPPAPKGAQWGLALATPAPVPMRRALPGQDGWEAAPWSSTWGSAMPCQGRAPSLLGTEEGYEGSVPQGSPLPSAEGTTMGLGIPRAGPGPSVALQPLTRQQGRQGWILPSVGTQAIPSSSPHGCPLHPGAAPSPGHR; this is encoded by the coding sequence ATGGCGAGGGAAAGGGGTCAGGAATGGGAGCCACCAGCTTCACTGAGATggcaggatgggatgggacacCAGGAGGGGCCGGGGGCATGGAGATGGTCCCACTGCAGGGTCCTGCAAGGCCACCTGTGCCCAGCTCGGCCCTGCCATGGTGTCACCAGCATTGGGATGTGCTGGCAGCCCCGGGACACCAGTCAAGCCTTGATGAGGccttttgcagagctgcagctggggctttTGGATGCAGCTGAGTGTGGGGTCTGCAAGGGGCTGCCCCAGGGATGGGGGCCAGCACTGATGGGAACTGGGGGGATGCAACAGAGCTGCTTTTGGAGGTGcctctgcctggctggctgcttAGCTGCTTGCCATTCCCTGACTCCCAGAGGAATAAAGACTTGCTGTGGGACCATGGTGTCCCTGGGGGTTTCCTGGGGGCAGCTCATGGGGGCTGCAGACGGGGtcttctccagctcctccacaTTTCCAGCCCTCCCACACCCAGAGCATCCCTACAGAGAGATGCACACACCCCAGGTCCTGCTCGATGCGTCCAGCAGGGGATGTCTCCTCCCGGGGTCTGTTCCCCTGACTTgtcccacagctgcctgcagctcagggTGGTCGTtgcccccaccagcacccaagGGAGCACAATGGGGGCTGGCACTGGCCACGCCAGCCCCAGTGCCCATGAGAAGAGCCCTGCCAGGACAAGATGGGTGGGAGGCTGCCCCATGGAGCAGCACATGGGGCTCAGCAATGCCATGCCAGGGGAGAGCCCCAAGCCTCCTGGGTACAGAGGAGGGATATGAGGGCTCTGTGCCCCAGGGCTCCCCACTCCCTTCAGCAGAGGGCACAACCATGGGGCTGGGCATCCCTAGGGCAGGACCAGGGCCGTCTGTGGCTCTCCAACCCCTCACCAGGCAGCAAGGGCGTCAGGGATGGATCCTGCCCTCTGTGGGCACTCAAGccatcccctcctcctcaccccacGGGTGCCCTCTGCACCCAGGAGCAGCCCCATCCCCAGGACACAGGTGA
- the LOC121083684 gene encoding interleukin-18-binding protein translates to MPAEPPHPGENVTISCEAASGLPELTLLYWLGNSSFVEKLHPDGAVREGMVLEEPQGSGVVLHRDLHFISFSVWHLHTNFTCVVLSPLGVDTREVQWLPPAPAPAPTKSGGLGWEQGATPDG, encoded by the exons ATGCCAGCAGAGCCCCCCCACCCAG GCGAGAACGTGACTATTTCATGTGAGGCAGCGAGTGGCCTCCCCGAGCTCACGCTGCTCTACTGGCTGGGGAACAGCTCCTTCGTGGAGAAACTGCACCCGGATGGGGCCGTGCGTGAAGGGATGGTGCT GGAGGAGCCACAGGGTTCAGGGGTGGTCCTGCACCGTGACCTGCACTTCATCTCCTTCAGCGTGTGGCACCTGCACACCAACTTCACCTGCGTGGTGCTCAGCCCCCTCGGCGTTGATACCAGGGAGGTGCAGTGGCTGCCCCCggcaccagcaccagcccctACCAAGAGTGGGGGACTGGGCTGGGAACAGGGAGCAACTCCTGATGGGTGA
- the RNF121 gene encoding RING finger protein 121 isoform X2 produces MAAVLEVDLSHLSPEERWRVEHARMHAKHRGHEAMHAEMVLILIATLVVAQLLLVQWKQRHPRSYNMVTLFQMWVVPLYFTIKLYWWRFLVIWVLFSAVTAFVTFRATRKPLVQTTPRLVYKWFLLIYKISYATGIVGYMAVMFTLFGLNLLFRIKPEDAMDFGISLLFYGLYYGVLERDFAEMCADYMASTIGFYSASGMPTKHLSDSVCAVCGQQIFVDVNEEGIIENTYRLSCNHVFHEFCIRGWCIVGKKQTCPYCKEKVDLKRMFSNPWERPHVMYGQLLDWLRYLVAWQPVIIGLVQGINYILGLE; encoded by the exons ATGGCGGCGGTGCTGGAG GTTGATCTTTCACACTTGTCCCCAGAAGAGAGATGGAG GGTGGAGCATGCACGAATGCATGCCAAGCACCGTGGTCACGAGGCTATGCATGCCGAAATGGTCCTCATCCTTATCGCCACGCTGGTGGTGGCACAGCTCCTGTTGGTTCAGTGGAAGCAGAGGCACCCTCGCTCCTACAAC ATGGTGACCCTCTTCCAGATGTGGGTAGTGCCTCTGTATTTCACGATCAAGCTGTATTGGTGGCGGTTCCTGGTAATCTGGGTGCTATTCTCAGCAGTCACAGCTTTTGTCACCTTCAGGGCAACTCGAAAACCTCTGGTACAGACAACACCCAG GCTGGTTTATAAATGGTTTCTACTAATATACAAGATCAGCTATGCCACTGGAATTGTAGGGTACATGGCTGTGATGTTTACGCTTTTTGGTCTTAACTTATTGTTCAG AATCAAACCAGAAGATGCGATGGACTTTGGCATCTCCCTCCTCTTTTATGGTCTTTACTACGGGGTTCTGGAGCGGGACTTTGCTGAGATGTGTGCAGATTACATGGCCTCAACGATCGGG TTCTACAGCGCCTCGGGGATGCCCACCAAGCACCTCTCTGACAGCGTCTGCGCTGTCTGCGGCCAGCAGATCTTCGTGGATGTCAATGAGGAGGGGATCATCGAGAACACCTACCGCCTTTCCTGCAACCACGT GTTTCACGAGTTCTGCATCCGTGGCTGGTGCATCGTTGGGAAGAAGCAGACGTGTCCATACTGCAAAGAGAAGGTGGATCTCAAGAGGATGTTCAGTAACCC CTGGGAGAGGCCTCATGTCATGTATGGGCAGCTGCTGGACTGGCTGCGCTACCTGGTGGCCTGGCAGCCGGTGATCATCGGACTGGTCCAGGGCATCAACTACATCCTGGGGCTGGAGTAA
- the RNF121 gene encoding RING finger protein 121 isoform X1, translating to MAAVLEVEVGGPVERDVEEVDLSHLSPEERWRVEHARMHAKHRGHEAMHAEMVLILIATLVVAQLLLVQWKQRHPRSYNMVTLFQMWVVPLYFTIKLYWWRFLVIWVLFSAVTAFVTFRATRKPLVQTTPRLVYKWFLLIYKISYATGIVGYMAVMFTLFGLNLLFRIKPEDAMDFGISLLFYGLYYGVLERDFAEMCADYMASTIGFYSASGMPTKHLSDSVCAVCGQQIFVDVNEEGIIENTYRLSCNHVFHEFCIRGWCIVGKKQTCPYCKEKVDLKRMFSNPWERPHVMYGQLLDWLRYLVAWQPVIIGLVQGINYILGLE from the exons ATGGCGGCGGTGCTGGAGGTGGAGGTTGGGGGCCCCGTCGAGCGCGATGTGGAGGAG GTTGATCTTTCACACTTGTCCCCAGAAGAGAGATGGAG GGTGGAGCATGCACGAATGCATGCCAAGCACCGTGGTCACGAGGCTATGCATGCCGAAATGGTCCTCATCCTTATCGCCACGCTGGTGGTGGCACAGCTCCTGTTGGTTCAGTGGAAGCAGAGGCACCCTCGCTCCTACAAC ATGGTGACCCTCTTCCAGATGTGGGTAGTGCCTCTGTATTTCACGATCAAGCTGTATTGGTGGCGGTTCCTGGTAATCTGGGTGCTATTCTCAGCAGTCACAGCTTTTGTCACCTTCAGGGCAACTCGAAAACCTCTGGTACAGACAACACCCAG GCTGGTTTATAAATGGTTTCTACTAATATACAAGATCAGCTATGCCACTGGAATTGTAGGGTACATGGCTGTGATGTTTACGCTTTTTGGTCTTAACTTATTGTTCAG AATCAAACCAGAAGATGCGATGGACTTTGGCATCTCCCTCCTCTTTTATGGTCTTTACTACGGGGTTCTGGAGCGGGACTTTGCTGAGATGTGTGCAGATTACATGGCCTCAACGATCGGG TTCTACAGCGCCTCGGGGATGCCCACCAAGCACCTCTCTGACAGCGTCTGCGCTGTCTGCGGCCAGCAGATCTTCGTGGATGTCAATGAGGAGGGGATCATCGAGAACACCTACCGCCTTTCCTGCAACCACGT GTTTCACGAGTTCTGCATCCGTGGCTGGTGCATCGTTGGGAAGAAGCAGACGTGTCCATACTGCAAAGAGAAGGTGGATCTCAAGAGGATGTTCAGTAACCC CTGGGAGAGGCCTCATGTCATGTATGGGCAGCTGCTGGACTGGCTGCGCTACCTGGTGGCCTGGCAGCCGGTGATCATCGGACTGGTCCAGGGCATCAACTACATCCTGGGGCTGGAGTAA
- the RNF121 gene encoding RING finger protein 121 isoform X3: MHAKHRGHEAMHAEMVLILIATLVVAQLLLVQWKQRHPRSYNMVTLFQMWVVPLYFTIKLYWWRFLVIWVLFSAVTAFVTFRATRKPLVQTTPRLVYKWFLLIYKISYATGIVGYMAVMFTLFGLNLLFRIKPEDAMDFGISLLFYGLYYGVLERDFAEMCADYMASTIGFYSASGMPTKHLSDSVCAVCGQQIFVDVNEEGIIENTYRLSCNHVFHEFCIRGWCIVGKKQTCPYCKEKVDLKRMFSNPWERPHVMYGQLLDWLRYLVAWQPVIIGLVQGINYILGLE, encoded by the exons ATGCATGCCAAGCACCGTGGTCACGAGGCTATGCATGCCGAAATGGTCCTCATCCTTATCGCCACGCTGGTGGTGGCACAGCTCCTGTTGGTTCAGTGGAAGCAGAGGCACCCTCGCTCCTACAAC ATGGTGACCCTCTTCCAGATGTGGGTAGTGCCTCTGTATTTCACGATCAAGCTGTATTGGTGGCGGTTCCTGGTAATCTGGGTGCTATTCTCAGCAGTCACAGCTTTTGTCACCTTCAGGGCAACTCGAAAACCTCTGGTACAGACAACACCCAG GCTGGTTTATAAATGGTTTCTACTAATATACAAGATCAGCTATGCCACTGGAATTGTAGGGTACATGGCTGTGATGTTTACGCTTTTTGGTCTTAACTTATTGTTCAG AATCAAACCAGAAGATGCGATGGACTTTGGCATCTCCCTCCTCTTTTATGGTCTTTACTACGGGGTTCTGGAGCGGGACTTTGCTGAGATGTGTGCAGATTACATGGCCTCAACGATCGGG TTCTACAGCGCCTCGGGGATGCCCACCAAGCACCTCTCTGACAGCGTCTGCGCTGTCTGCGGCCAGCAGATCTTCGTGGATGTCAATGAGGAGGGGATCATCGAGAACACCTACCGCCTTTCCTGCAACCACGT GTTTCACGAGTTCTGCATCCGTGGCTGGTGCATCGTTGGGAAGAAGCAGACGTGTCCATACTGCAAAGAGAAGGTGGATCTCAAGAGGATGTTCAGTAACCC CTGGGAGAGGCCTCATGTCATGTATGGGCAGCTGCTGGACTGGCTGCGCTACCTGGTGGCCTGGCAGCCGGTGATCATCGGACTGGTCCAGGGCATCAACTACATCCTGGGGCTGGAGTAA
- the RNF121 gene encoding RING finger protein 121 isoform X4 translates to MAAVLEVEVGGPVERDVEEVDLSHLSPEERWRVEHARMHAKHRGHEAMHAEMVLILIATLVVAQLLLVQWKQRHPRSYNMVTLFQMWVVPLYFTIKLYWWRFLVIWVLFSAVTAFVTFRATRKPLVQTTPRLVYKWFLLIYKISYATGIVGYMAVMFTLFGLNLLFRIKPEDAMDFGISLLFYGLYYGVLERDFAEMCADYMASTIGFYSASGMPTKHLSDSVCAVCGQQIFVDVNEEGIIENTYRLSCNHVFHEFCIRGWCIVGKKQTCPYCKEKVDLKRMFSNPSYPAGRGLMSCMGSCWTGCATWWPGSR, encoded by the exons ATGGCGGCGGTGCTGGAGGTGGAGGTTGGGGGCCCCGTCGAGCGCGATGTGGAGGAG GTTGATCTTTCACACTTGTCCCCAGAAGAGAGATGGAG GGTGGAGCATGCACGAATGCATGCCAAGCACCGTGGTCACGAGGCTATGCATGCCGAAATGGTCCTCATCCTTATCGCCACGCTGGTGGTGGCACAGCTCCTGTTGGTTCAGTGGAAGCAGAGGCACCCTCGCTCCTACAAC ATGGTGACCCTCTTCCAGATGTGGGTAGTGCCTCTGTATTTCACGATCAAGCTGTATTGGTGGCGGTTCCTGGTAATCTGGGTGCTATTCTCAGCAGTCACAGCTTTTGTCACCTTCAGGGCAACTCGAAAACCTCTGGTACAGACAACACCCAG GCTGGTTTATAAATGGTTTCTACTAATATACAAGATCAGCTATGCCACTGGAATTGTAGGGTACATGGCTGTGATGTTTACGCTTTTTGGTCTTAACTTATTGTTCAG AATCAAACCAGAAGATGCGATGGACTTTGGCATCTCCCTCCTCTTTTATGGTCTTTACTACGGGGTTCTGGAGCGGGACTTTGCTGAGATGTGTGCAGATTACATGGCCTCAACGATCGGG TTCTACAGCGCCTCGGGGATGCCCACCAAGCACCTCTCTGACAGCGTCTGCGCTGTCTGCGGCCAGCAGATCTTCGTGGATGTCAATGAGGAGGGGATCATCGAGAACACCTACCGCCTTTCCTGCAACCACGT GTTTCACGAGTTCTGCATCCGTGGCTGGTGCATCGTTGGGAAGAAGCAGACGTGTCCATACTGCAAAGAGAAGGTGGATCTCAAGAGGATGTTCAGTAA TCCTTCCTACCCAGCTGGGAGAGGCCTCATGTCATGTATGGGCAGCTGCTGGACTGGCTGCGCTACCTGGTGGCCTGGCAGCCGGTGA
- the LOC121083173 gene encoding putative short transient receptor potential channel 2-like protein isoform X1: protein MTPADSKLDQNRCRVRMFKEADFLVLAVGQKWDRLRLTCSQPFSKHSHFGLSFIHVRTLLDPEDIQPPPPSQQSLEDPEPADSPWRSSPAFCWTFFPNPCSSSREEEQLKSRLQQLEPAACSPACLSRPAQMVLSAVWSQALRHRASTGAQGGDPELPAEDPGSARDVPAAPTRAHRQPGRDLPARRAGLCQLPQGSPQQKEEPEPTADVRDRPRGVTAVMTRAFAPYAQVTSAWISLHTPPAVERKILIQPGLHPCGQRHPATPGCAAPSVSCPLMWWRWNDMPALVKSRQGHQAPWPHPTPWGRAVSTVGTSPMSWHSGTEAVLLQWLETLTRTLPAPSGQAAACTGRATALDQVTPWQGTGFGEGTSLPCWQRGSSPCEFVARLLAPQPDMEEVWGLHGCQNTVMTGAGARA, encoded by the exons ATGACACCAGCTGACTCAAAGCTGGACCAGAACCGCTGCAGGGTCCGGATGTTTAAGGAAG cagacttcctggtgctggcagtggggcagAAGTGGGACCGCCTGCGGCtcacctgcagccagcccttCAGCAAGCACAGCCATTTTGGACTGTCCTTCATCCATGTGCGCACGCTGCTGGACCCTGAGGACATCCAGCCACCCCCTCCTTCACAGCAAAGCCTA GAGGATCCCGAGCCCGCGGACAGCCCCTGGCGCTCCAGCCCTGCCTTTTGCTGGACTTTCTTTCCAAATCCATGCTC GAGCTCAagggaggaggagcagctgaagagcCGCCTGCAGCAGCTAGAGCCAGCTGCCTGTAGCCCAGCCTGCCTCAGCCGACCAGCCCAGATGGTGCTGTCAGCAGTGTGGAGCCAGGCGCTGAggcacagagccagcacaggAGCCCAGGGGGGTGACCCGGAGCTGCCAGCTGAGGACCCAG GCTCTGCACGGgatgtccctgcagcccccacgAGAGCCCAcaggcagccaggcagagaCCTCCCAGCCCGGCGGGCAG gtctctgccagctgcctcagGGCAGTccacagcagaaggaagagccAGAGCCCACAGCCGATGTGAGAGACAGGCCAAGAGGGGTGACAGCAGTCATGACACGGGCATTTGCCCCATATGCTCAG GTCACTTCAGCCTGGATCTCCTTGCACACACCTCCTGCTGTGGAGAGGAAGATCCTaatccagcctggccttcatCCTTGCGGTCAGAGGCATCCTGCAACACCTGGGTGTGCTGCCCCATCTGTGAGCTGCCCTTTGATGTGGTGGAGGTGGAATGACATGCCAGCACTTGTgaagagcaggcagggacaccAGGCACCCTGGCCTCATCCTACCCCCTGGGGTAGGGCTGTGAGCACAGTGGGGACAAGCCCCATGTCATGGCACTCGGGGActgaagcagtgctgctgcagt GGCTGGAGACACTGACCAGAACCCTGCCTGCCCCATCCGGGCAAGCTGCTGCTTGCACAGGCAGAGCCACAGCGCTGGACCAAGTTACACCATGGCAAGGCACAGGATTTGGGGAGGGAACAAGTCTGCCATGCtggcagagaggcagcagccCTTGTGAATTTGTGGCAAGGCTTCTAGCCCCACAGCCAGACATGGAGGAAGTGTGGGGGCTGCATGGGTGCCAAAACACTGTAATGACAGGAGCTGGTGCTAGAGCGTAA
- the LOC121083173 gene encoding putative short transient receptor potential channel 2-like protein isoform X2 — protein sequence MTPADSKLDQNRCRVRMFKEADFLVLAVGQKWDRLRLTCSQPFSKHSHFGLSFIHVRTLLDPEDIQPPPPSQQSLEDPEPADSPWRSSPAFCWTFFPNPCSSSREEEQLKSRLQQLEPAACSPACLSRPAQMVLSAVWSQALRHRASTGAQGGDPELPAEDPGLCQLPQGSPQQKEEPEPTADVRDRPRGVTAVMTRAFAPYAQVTSAWISLHTPPAVERKILIQPGLHPCGQRHPATPGCAAPSVSCPLMWWRWNDMPALVKSRQGHQAPWPHPTPWGRAVSTVGTSPMSWHSGTEAVLLQWLETLTRTLPAPSGQAAACTGRATALDQVTPWQGTGFGEGTSLPCWQRGSSPCEFVARLLAPQPDMEEVWGLHGCQNTVMTGAGARA from the exons ATGACACCAGCTGACTCAAAGCTGGACCAGAACCGCTGCAGGGTCCGGATGTTTAAGGAAG cagacttcctggtgctggcagtggggcagAAGTGGGACCGCCTGCGGCtcacctgcagccagcccttCAGCAAGCACAGCCATTTTGGACTGTCCTTCATCCATGTGCGCACGCTGCTGGACCCTGAGGACATCCAGCCACCCCCTCCTTCACAGCAAAGCCTA GAGGATCCCGAGCCCGCGGACAGCCCCTGGCGCTCCAGCCCTGCCTTTTGCTGGACTTTCTTTCCAAATCCATGCTC GAGCTCAagggaggaggagcagctgaagagcCGCCTGCAGCAGCTAGAGCCAGCTGCCTGTAGCCCAGCCTGCCTCAGCCGACCAGCCCAGATGGTGCTGTCAGCAGTGTGGAGCCAGGCGCTGAggcacagagccagcacaggAGCCCAGGGGGGTGACCCGGAGCTGCCAGCTGAGGACCCAG gtctctgccagctgcctcagGGCAGTccacagcagaaggaagagccAGAGCCCACAGCCGATGTGAGAGACAGGCCAAGAGGGGTGACAGCAGTCATGACACGGGCATTTGCCCCATATGCTCAG GTCACTTCAGCCTGGATCTCCTTGCACACACCTCCTGCTGTGGAGAGGAAGATCCTaatccagcctggccttcatCCTTGCGGTCAGAGGCATCCTGCAACACCTGGGTGTGCTGCCCCATCTGTGAGCTGCCCTTTGATGTGGTGGAGGTGGAATGACATGCCAGCACTTGTgaagagcaggcagggacaccAGGCACCCTGGCCTCATCCTACCCCCTGGGGTAGGGCTGTGAGCACAGTGGGGACAAGCCCCATGTCATGGCACTCGGGGActgaagcagtgctgctgcagt GGCTGGAGACACTGACCAGAACCCTGCCTGCCCCATCCGGGCAAGCTGCTGCTTGCACAGGCAGAGCCACAGCGCTGGACCAAGTTACACCATGGCAAGGCACAGGATTTGGGGAGGGAACAAGTCTGCCATGCtggcagagaggcagcagccCTTGTGAATTTGTGGCAAGGCTTCTAGCCCCACAGCCAGACATGGAGGAAGTGTGGGGGCTGCATGGGTGCCAAAACACTGTAATGACAGGAGCTGGTGCTAGAGCGTAA
- the LOC121083173 gene encoding putative short transient receptor potential channel 2-like protein isoform X3, whose protein sequence is MTPADSKLDQNRCRVRMFKEADFLVLAVGQKWDRLRLTCSQPFSKHSHFGLSFIHVRTLLDPEDIQPPPPSQQSLEDPEPADSPWRSSPAFCWTFFPNPCSSSREEEQLKSRLQQLEPAACSPACLSRPAQMVLSAVWSQALRHRASTGAQGGDPELPAEDPGSARDVPAAPTRAHRQPGRDLPARRAGNQSLKSPCIPCPHPGDLSALNLSLPAPAGQLVHCSLLLSGLCQLPQGSPQQKEEPEPTADVRDRPRGVTAVMTRAFAPYAQVTSAWISLHTPPAVERKILIQPGLHPCGQRHPATPGCAAPSVSCPLMWWRWNDMPALVKSRQGHQAPWPHPTPWGRAVSTVGTSPMSWHSGTEAVLLQCG, encoded by the exons ATGACACCAGCTGACTCAAAGCTGGACCAGAACCGCTGCAGGGTCCGGATGTTTAAGGAAG cagacttcctggtgctggcagtggggcagAAGTGGGACCGCCTGCGGCtcacctgcagccagcccttCAGCAAGCACAGCCATTTTGGACTGTCCTTCATCCATGTGCGCACGCTGCTGGACCCTGAGGACATCCAGCCACCCCCTCCTTCACAGCAAAGCCTA GAGGATCCCGAGCCCGCGGACAGCCCCTGGCGCTCCAGCCCTGCCTTTTGCTGGACTTTCTTTCCAAATCCATGCTC GAGCTCAagggaggaggagcagctgaagagcCGCCTGCAGCAGCTAGAGCCAGCTGCCTGTAGCCCAGCCTGCCTCAGCCGACCAGCCCAGATGGTGCTGTCAGCAGTGTGGAGCCAGGCGCTGAggcacagagccagcacaggAGCCCAGGGGGGTGACCCGGAGCTGCCAGCTGAGGACCCAG GCTCTGCACGGgatgtccctgcagcccccacgAGAGCCCAcaggcagccaggcagagaCCTCCCAGCCCGGCGGGCAGGTAATCAATCCCTCAAGTCACCGTGTATCCCCTGCCCTCACCCCGGTGATTTGTCTGCTCTGAATCTTTCCTTGCCTGCTCCTGCCGGGCAGTTGGTGCACTgctcccttctcctttctg gtctctgccagctgcctcagGGCAGTccacagcagaaggaagagccAGAGCCCACAGCCGATGTGAGAGACAGGCCAAGAGGGGTGACAGCAGTCATGACACGGGCATTTGCCCCATATGCTCAG GTCACTTCAGCCTGGATCTCCTTGCACACACCTCCTGCTGTGGAGAGGAAGATCCTaatccagcctggccttcatCCTTGCGGTCAGAGGCATCCTGCAACACCTGGGTGTGCTGCCCCATCTGTGAGCTGCCCTTTGATGTGGTGGAGGTGGAATGACATGCCAGCACTTGTgaagagcaggcagggacaccAGGCACCCTGGCCTCATCCTACCCCCTGGGGTAGGGCTGTGAGCACAGTGGGGACAAGCCCCATGTCATGGCACTCGGGGActgaagcagtgctgctgcagtgtggataa